In a single window of the Nycticebus coucang isolate mNycCou1 chromosome 13, mNycCou1.pri, whole genome shotgun sequence genome:
- the PAG1 gene encoding phosphoprotein associated with glycosphingolipid-enriched microdomains 1 isoform X2, with amino-acid sequence MNVPSDKEMFSRSVTSLATDAPASSEQNGVLTNGDILSEDSTVTCMQHYEEVQTSASDLLDSQDSTGKPKCHQSRELPSIPPESAVNTMLTARSVDGDQGPGMEGPYEVLKDSSSQENMVEDCLYETVKEIKEVAAATHLDKGHTGKSKSPSILKELPGPQTEGKAEFAEYASVDRNKKCRQSVNAESILGNSCDPEEEAPPPVPVKLLDENENLQEKEEKEAEEERATERSGDTNKRFSSLSYKSREEDPTLTEEEISAMYSSVNKPGQLLKAPESTYTSIQGVPQRPPSSCNDLYATVKDFENTPNSALPPAGRPSQEPEPDYEAIQTLHREEEKPPLGTSGHHGLVPKENDYESISDLQQGRDVTRL; translated from the exons CCTTCAGACAAGGAGATGTTCAGCCGTTCAGTTACGAGCCTGGCTACAGATGCCCCTGCCAGCAGTGAACAGAATGGGGTGCTCACCAATGGGGACA TTCTTTCAGAAGACAGTACTGTGACCTGCATGCAACATTATGAGGAAGTCCAGACCTCGGCTTCGGATCTTCTAGACTCCCAGGACAGCACAGGGAAGCCAAAATGCCACCAGAGCCGGGAGCTGCCTAGCATTCCTCCTGAGAGTGCAGTGAATACCATGCTCACTGCGAGAAGTGTGGACGGGGACCAGGGGCCGGGGATGGAAGGGCCGTATGAGGTGCTCAAGGATAGTTCCTCCCAAGAAAATATGGTGGAGGACTGCTTATATGAGACTGTGAAAGAAATTAAGGAGGTGGCTGCAGCCACACACCTGGACAAAGGCCACACGGGCAAGTCAAAGTCTCCTTCTATTTTGAAAGAGCTTCCGGGACCCCAAACGGAGGGCAAAGCAGAGTTTGCTGAATATGCCTCCGTGGATAGAAACAAGAAATGTCGCCAAAGTGTTAATGCAGAGAGTATTCTTGGAAATTCATGTGACCCAGAAGAGGAGGCCCCACCACCTGTCCCTGTTAAACTCCTGGATGAGAACGAAAACCttcaggagaaggaagagaaagaagcagaagaagaAAGAGCCACAGAGAGGAGCGGAGACACCAACAAG AGATTTAGTTCATTATCCTACAAGTCTCGGGAAGAAGACCCAACTCTCACGGAAGAAGaa ATCTCAGCCATGTACTCATCCGTGAATAAACCTGGACAGTTGCTTAAAGCACCAGAGTCCACCTACACCTCCATCCAGGGGGTCCCTCAGAGGCCACCCTCCTCCTGTAATGATCTCTATGCTACTGTTAAAGACTTTGAAAACACTCCCAACAGCGCACTTCCACCAGCAGGGAGACCCAGCCAGGAGCCAGAGCCTGATTATGAAGCGATCCAGACTCTacacagagaggaagaaaagccCCCCCTGGGGACCAGTGGCCACCATGGCCTCGTCCCAAAGGAGAACGACTACGAGAGCATCAGTGACTTGCAGCAAGGTAGAGATGTCACCAGGCTCTAG
- the PAG1 gene encoding phosphoprotein associated with glycosphingolipid-enriched microdomains 1 isoform X3 has product MFSRSVTSLATDAPASSEQNGVLTNGDILSEDSTVTCMQHYEEVQTSASDLLDSQDSTGKPKCHQSRELPSIPPESAVNTMLTARSVDGDQGPGMEGPYEVLKDSSSQENMVEDCLYETVKEIKEVAAATHLDKGHTGKSKSPSILKELPGPQTEGKAEFAEYASVDRNKKCRQSVNAESILGNSCDPEEEAPPPVPVKLLDENENLQEKEEKEAEEERATERSGDTNKRFSSLSYKSREEDPTLTEEEISAMYSSVNKPGQLLKAPESTYTSIQGVPQRPPSSCNDLYATVKDFENTPNSALPPAGRPSQEPEPDYEAIQTLHREEEKPPLGTSGHHGLVPKENDYESISDLQQGRDVTRL; this is encoded by the exons ATGTTCAGCCGTTCAGTTACGAGCCTGGCTACAGATGCCCCTGCCAGCAGTGAACAGAATGGGGTGCTCACCAATGGGGACA TTCTTTCAGAAGACAGTACTGTGACCTGCATGCAACATTATGAGGAAGTCCAGACCTCGGCTTCGGATCTTCTAGACTCCCAGGACAGCACAGGGAAGCCAAAATGCCACCAGAGCCGGGAGCTGCCTAGCATTCCTCCTGAGAGTGCAGTGAATACCATGCTCACTGCGAGAAGTGTGGACGGGGACCAGGGGCCGGGGATGGAAGGGCCGTATGAGGTGCTCAAGGATAGTTCCTCCCAAGAAAATATGGTGGAGGACTGCTTATATGAGACTGTGAAAGAAATTAAGGAGGTGGCTGCAGCCACACACCTGGACAAAGGCCACACGGGCAAGTCAAAGTCTCCTTCTATTTTGAAAGAGCTTCCGGGACCCCAAACGGAGGGCAAAGCAGAGTTTGCTGAATATGCCTCCGTGGATAGAAACAAGAAATGTCGCCAAAGTGTTAATGCAGAGAGTATTCTTGGAAATTCATGTGACCCAGAAGAGGAGGCCCCACCACCTGTCCCTGTTAAACTCCTGGATGAGAACGAAAACCttcaggagaaggaagagaaagaagcagaagaagaAAGAGCCACAGAGAGGAGCGGAGACACCAACAAG AGATTTAGTTCATTATCCTACAAGTCTCGGGAAGAAGACCCAACTCTCACGGAAGAAGaa ATCTCAGCCATGTACTCATCCGTGAATAAACCTGGACAGTTGCTTAAAGCACCAGAGTCCACCTACACCTCCATCCAGGGGGTCCCTCAGAGGCCACCCTCCTCCTGTAATGATCTCTATGCTACTGTTAAAGACTTTGAAAACACTCCCAACAGCGCACTTCCACCAGCAGGGAGACCCAGCCAGGAGCCAGAGCCTGATTATGAAGCGATCCAGACTCTacacagagaggaagaaaagccCCCCCTGGGGACCAGTGGCCACCATGGCCTCGTCCCAAAGGAGAACGACTACGAGAGCATCAGTGACTTGCAGCAAGGTAGAGATGTCACCAGGCTCTAG